Proteins from a genomic interval of Actinoalloteichus hymeniacidonis:
- a CDS encoding APC family permease, producing the protein MAATPGSRGSGVAGTLRRRLTTRDAVFVGLGAMLGAGVFTAFAPAARAAGGLLLPALGIAGLIALCNAISSARLAARYPVAGGTYVYGRERLDPFWGYLAGWCFVIGKTASCAAMALTIGLYLWPDHARPVATSALLALTALSLFGVRRALWFTRIAVVVVLAVLVVAATAAVWGDPRPMDVAPGAAGSPTAGGLLEAAGLLFFAFAGYARITTLGEEVVDPARTIGRAVPIALGITLTVYLGLAAALLTGAGADAVAGWADPLATVVAVSELSWAAPLVRFGAILAAGAALSALLLGVSRTVLAMARDRRLPGALAVIHTRHEVPMRAELVVGLVAAAAVWTADLRDVIGFSSFGVLVYYAIANASAWTLSRSERRPPRWLSAVGLAGCVLLAAFLPTTSVIGGLILVALGVIGWLVLARRDVKRPANRSSE; encoded by the coding sequence ATGGCAGCAACGCCCGGAAGCCGGGGTTCCGGTGTCGCAGGGACCCTGCGACGACGACTGACCACGCGGGACGCGGTCTTCGTCGGTTTGGGCGCGATGCTGGGCGCCGGAGTGTTCACCGCCTTCGCCCCCGCAGCTCGCGCGGCAGGCGGCCTGCTGTTGCCCGCCCTGGGGATCGCCGGCCTGATCGCCCTGTGCAATGCGATCTCCTCGGCCCGACTCGCGGCGCGATATCCCGTCGCGGGTGGCACCTACGTCTACGGCCGAGAACGGTTGGACCCGTTCTGGGGATACCTGGCGGGCTGGTGCTTCGTGATCGGCAAGACGGCCAGTTGCGCTGCGATGGCGTTGACCATCGGGCTGTATCTCTGGCCGGACCACGCACGTCCGGTGGCGACCTCGGCGCTGCTGGCCCTGACCGCGTTGAGCCTGTTCGGGGTGCGTCGCGCCCTGTGGTTCACCCGGATCGCCGTCGTCGTGGTGCTCGCGGTCCTGGTCGTGGCTGCGACTGCCGCGGTCTGGGGCGATCCGCGCCCGATGGACGTCGCCCCCGGCGCTGCGGGCTCCCCCACTGCGGGCGGACTGCTGGAGGCGGCCGGGCTGCTCTTCTTCGCCTTCGCGGGATACGCCCGCATCACCACCCTCGGGGAAGAGGTGGTTGATCCCGCCCGCACCATCGGCCGCGCAGTGCCGATCGCCTTGGGCATCACCTTGACGGTGTACCTCGGCCTGGCTGCCGCACTGCTGACCGGGGCAGGGGCGGACGCGGTGGCGGGCTGGGCCGATCCACTGGCGACGGTGGTCGCGGTGTCCGAGTTGTCCTGGGCGGCCCCGCTGGTGCGGTTCGGCGCGATACTCGCCGCCGGAGCCGCGCTGTCGGCGTTGTTGCTCGGAGTGTCCAGGACCGTGTTGGCGATGGCCCGTGATCGTCGTCTGCCCGGGGCACTGGCGGTGATCCACACTCGGCATGAGGTGCCCATGCGGGCGGAGCTGGTGGTAGGGCTGGTGGCCGCCGCAGCGGTGTGGACCGCGGATCTCCGCGACGTGATCGGCTTCTCCTCCTTCGGCGTGTTGGTCTATTACGCGATCGCCAACGCCTCGGCGTGGACGCTGAGCCGTTCCGAGCGTCGGCCACCGAGGTGGCTCAGTGCCGTGGGACTGGCGGGCTGCGTGCTTCTCGCGGCCTTCCTGCCGACCACATCGGTGATCGGCGGGCTGATCCTGGTCGCCCTCGGCGTTATCGGATGGCTGGTGCTGGCGCGCCGCGACGTTAAGCGGCCCGCCAATCGCTCGTCCGAATAG
- a CDS encoding GNAT family N-acetyltransferase: MRLRPWTVDDAPALAGVIASGEQDVLWAQGRALLGPQRDGEHWRRTIVAEIDGTVVGMGALLSPRFHPRRLWVYVEVRPDQRRRGIGTAIFTALRELGAADGRPLRAKVRPGGPSAGFAWALGLQRLLIDSEIRGLRADRFPRPEGFGRAVALDDPRLARAFRDFYVAAHPTDPPHPQVGELLSESHLSAAIGAVLVEATSARPAGAALLFQDDGWIFSGGSLQPHSTRAPGVVRELLCTMASALPPRTDLLVEVDDSMADVHTTCVDLGAQAHTRAWVVAER; encoded by the coding sequence ATGCGACTTCGTCCCTGGACAGTCGACGACGCGCCGGCCTTGGCCGGAGTCATCGCGTCGGGGGAGCAGGACGTCCTCTGGGCACAGGGCAGAGCGCTGCTCGGTCCGCAGCGAGACGGGGAGCACTGGCGGCGGACCATCGTCGCGGAGATCGACGGCACGGTCGTCGGGATGGGTGCACTGCTCTCGCCCCGCTTCCATCCCCGCCGGCTCTGGGTCTACGTGGAGGTCCGCCCGGACCAGCGCAGACGCGGTATCGGGACGGCGATCTTCACTGCGCTGCGCGAACTCGGCGCCGCCGACGGTCGTCCGCTGCGGGCGAAGGTCCGACCGGGGGGTCCGTCGGCGGGCTTCGCCTGGGCGCTCGGGTTGCAGCGGCTGCTCATCGACTCCGAGATCCGAGGACTGCGGGCCGATCGATTCCCTCGTCCCGAGGGGTTCGGTCGGGCCGTGGCCCTGGACGATCCCCGCCTCGCCAGGGCATTCCGGGATTTCTACGTCGCGGCGCATCCCACCGACCCGCCGCATCCCCAGGTGGGGGAGCTGCTGTCCGAGAGCCATCTGTCGGCGGCCATCGGCGCAGTGCTGGTGGAGGCCACCTCGGCACGCCCCGCCGGGGCGGCACTGCTGTTCCAGGACGACGGCTGGATCTTCAGCGGTGGTTCGCTGCAACCGCATTCGACGCGCGCGCCCGGTGTGGTCAGGGAACTGCTCTGCACCATGGCCTCGGCGCTGCCGCCTCGGACGGACCTGCTCGTCGAGGTCGACGACAGCATGGCCGACGTGCACACGACCTGCGTCGACCTCGGCGCCCAGGCCCACACGCGGGCCTGGGTGGTCGCCGAGCGGTGA
- the secD gene encoding protein translocase subunit SecD, producing the protein MSGKTERRGLLVRGLLSLIVLIASGALLVTTEPRLGLDLEGGTQLTLEGIPGEDVVINDETMNQTLEVIRRRVDSLGVAEPNLVRSGDNRVVVELPGVEDPQEALETIGRTAQLTIHPVTAAASPEEAEEAADPEAQASDELVLTDENGAALRLAPAVMTGEAINSATARLDGQTGQGWFVGLDFADSAGWSQVTGQAACAPMGDPARRVAIVLDSTIISAPEVQGDTTCNVGIPPGGETRITGDFNQADAEQLALLISDGALPVPVEVVEQRTLGPTLGDDAISASITAAIIGISLSGLFLVVVYRLAGFIATLALAAYTGIAYALLLAIGATITLPGLAGFVLAIGMAMDANVLIYERSREEYADSVGTKSAKRRMSNAVAGGFKGAITAIADSNITTLLAAILLFALATGPVRGFGITLTTGVLASMFSALVLSRVLQQLVFRGPVAKHPKISGIAHIGKVRQWFERRSPDFLKAWRKWLVAFGIVLVVIGSGLAIRGLNLGVDFTGGRYIAYQAQEEPDLGAVRSALEDAGFDDAAVSGADDNGLTVRTGPLPEERVGEIREAVVSAVGEVDQLQSDLIGPSLGEELRDRAILALLLGALAQVVYLSFRFDWRLGIAVIVGLAADVIFLLGTFAWTGRLVDSVFVASMLTVIGYSVNDSVVVFDRVRELRAARPKDPFYRIAGSSVLQTMPRTVNTGIGVFAVLGALLFLGSGSLVDFAFAVIIGAVIGNLTTIFVAAPLAIGLDSRWPGAAKQRKKKKRDPNSSGAVV; encoded by the coding sequence GTGTCAGGCAAAACAGAACGACGTGGGCTGCTCGTCAGAGGACTGCTGTCCCTGATCGTGCTGATCGCCTCCGGAGCGCTGCTGGTCACCACGGAACCCCGGCTGGGGCTCGACCTCGAGGGCGGCACACAGCTGACCCTGGAGGGCATCCCCGGCGAGGACGTCGTCATCAACGACGAGACGATGAACCAGACGCTGGAGGTGATCCGCCGCCGGGTGGACTCCCTCGGTGTGGCCGAGCCGAATCTCGTACGGTCCGGCGACAACCGCGTCGTGGTCGAGCTTCCCGGGGTGGAGGACCCGCAGGAAGCGTTGGAGACCATCGGACGCACCGCCCAACTGACCATCCATCCGGTCACCGCCGCCGCCAGCCCGGAGGAAGCCGAAGAAGCCGCCGATCCCGAGGCGCAGGCCAGTGACGAACTCGTCCTCACCGACGAGAACGGTGCCGCGCTGCGGCTGGCGCCTGCCGTGATGACCGGCGAGGCGATCAACAGTGCCACCGCCCGGCTCGACGGGCAGACCGGCCAGGGCTGGTTCGTCGGCCTCGACTTCGCCGACTCGGCGGGCTGGTCGCAGGTCACCGGCCAGGCGGCCTGCGCCCCGATGGGCGACCCGGCGCGCCGCGTCGCGATCGTGCTGGACAGCACGATCATCTCGGCGCCCGAGGTGCAGGGCGACACCACCTGCAACGTCGGCATCCCCCCGGGCGGGGAGACCCGGATCACCGGCGACTTCAACCAGGCCGACGCCGAGCAACTCGCCCTGCTGATCAGCGACGGCGCGCTGCCGGTGCCGGTCGAGGTCGTCGAACAGCGGACCCTCGGCCCGACACTGGGCGACGATGCCATCAGCGCCAGCATCACGGCCGCCATCATCGGTATCAGCCTGTCCGGTCTGTTCCTGGTCGTCGTGTACCGACTGGCGGGCTTCATCGCCACCCTCGCGCTGGCCGCGTACACCGGTATCGCCTACGCACTGCTGTTGGCGATCGGCGCGACCATCACCCTGCCCGGCCTCGCCGGTTTCGTACTGGCGATCGGTATGGCGATGGACGCCAACGTGCTGATCTACGAACGATCACGTGAGGAATACGCCGACAGCGTCGGCACCAAGTCGGCGAAACGCCGGATGTCCAACGCGGTCGCCGGCGGCTTCAAGGGCGCCATCACGGCGATCGCCGACTCCAACATCACCACCCTGTTGGCGGCAATCCTGTTGTTCGCCCTGGCGACCGGCCCGGTTCGCGGCTTCGGCATCACGCTGACCACCGGTGTGCTCGCCTCGATGTTCAGTGCCCTGGTGCTCAGCCGGGTGCTTCAGCAACTCGTCTTCCGGGGTCCGGTCGCCAAGCACCCGAAGATCAGCGGTATCGCCCACATCGGCAAGGTCCGTCAGTGGTTCGAGCGGCGCTCGCCCGACTTCCTCAAGGCCTGGCGCAAGTGGCTGGTGGCCTTCGGCATCGTGCTCGTGGTGATCGGCTCTGGTCTCGCGATCCGGGGCCTCAACCTCGGTGTGGACTTCACCGGCGGCCGATACATCGCCTACCAGGCGCAGGAGGAGCCCGACCTCGGCGCGGTGCGCAGTGCACTGGAGGACGCGGGATTCGACGACGCGGCCGTCTCCGGCGCCGACGACAACGGTCTGACCGTCCGGACCGGACCGTTGCCGGAGGAGCGGGTCGGCGAGATCCGCGAGGCCGTCGTCTCCGCAGTCGGGGAGGTCGACCAACTCCAGAGTGATCTGATCGGTCCGAGCCTCGGCGAGGAGCTACGAGATCGCGCGATCCTCGCGTTGCTGCTCGGCGCACTCGCCCAGGTGGTCTACCTGTCCTTCCGATTCGACTGGCGACTGGGTATCGCGGTCATCGTCGGTCTGGCCGCGGACGTGATCTTCCTGCTGGGCACCTTCGCCTGGACGGGTCGACTGGTCGACAGCGTGTTCGTGGCCTCGATGCTGACCGTGATCGGTTATTCGGTCAACGATTCGGTGGTCGTCTTCGACCGGGTACGCGAGCTGCGGGCAGCCCGACCGAAGGATCCGTTCTATCGGATCGCAGGTAGCTCGGTGCTCCAGACGATGCCTCGGACCGTCAACACCGGTATCGGTGTGTTCGCGGTGTTGGGTGCGCTGCTGTTCCTGGGCAGCGGGTCGCTGGTCGACTTCGCGTTCGCGGTCATCATCGGCGCCGTGATCGGCAACCTGACGACGATCTTCGTCGCCGCGCCGTTGGCCATCGGCCTCGATTCCCGTTGGCCGGGAGCCGCCAAGCAACGCAAGAAGAAGAAGCGCGACCCGAACAGCAGCGGCGCGGTCGTCTAG
- a CDS encoding sialidase family protein: MRAFPRAATTLLAAALLFCATGLPASADPGSARPGSERPGRPYSPTEVYVSGTEGYDTFRIPAIIRASNGDLLAFAEGRRDGGGDSGDIDLVLKRSTNDGRTWGALTVVGDNGPNTFGNPSPVVDPATGRIVLLSTHNGGTVTEHEIRAGEVDPADSRRVWVQHSEDDGRTWTEPREITEDTKLPEWRWYATGPVHAIALSRGQHAGRLVVPANHSSAPPEGSPDTGIEDRYYDAHLIYSDDGGLNWTIGAMEDTPDGAVNGNETTIAELPDGRIYVNSRNQNGTAPGNRLATYSSDGGAGFDEPLQPVPDLLTPVVQGSVLQIEDGPLLLAAPSNPDRRERLAVRSSHDDGASWSDGVVLSEAPAAYSDLVPLHRGGVGVYYETGVDSSYETISFQRLSARDLR, encoded by the coding sequence ATGAGAGCCTTTCCACGAGCCGCCACGACACTGCTCGCCGCCGCATTGCTGTTCTGCGCAACGGGTCTCCCGGCCTCGGCGGATCCGGGCAGCGCCCGCCCGGGCTCGGAGCGGCCCGGCCGCCCGTACTCGCCGACCGAGGTCTACGTCTCGGGCACCGAGGGGTACGACACCTTCCGCATCCCGGCGATCATCCGCGCGTCCAACGGCGACCTGCTCGCCTTCGCCGAGGGGCGCCGGGACGGCGGTGGCGACAGCGGCGACATCGACTTGGTGCTCAAGCGGTCCACGAACGACGGCAGGACCTGGGGAGCGCTCACGGTGGTCGGCGACAACGGCCCCAACACCTTCGGCAATCCCAGCCCGGTGGTGGATCCGGCCACCGGTCGAATCGTGCTGCTGTCGACCCACAACGGCGGGACGGTCACCGAGCACGAGATCCGCGCCGGAGAGGTCGACCCCGCCGACTCCAGACGGGTGTGGGTGCAGCACAGCGAGGACGACGGCCGGACCTGGACCGAGCCCCGGGAGATCACCGAGGACACCAAACTGCCGGAATGGCGTTGGTATGCGACAGGTCCGGTGCACGCCATCGCACTGAGTCGAGGGCAGCACGCTGGACGTCTGGTGGTGCCCGCCAATCACTCCAGTGCGCCGCCGGAGGGGAGCCCGGACACCGGGATCGAGGACCGTTACTACGACGCCCACCTGATCTACAGCGACGACGGCGGGCTGAACTGGACCATCGGGGCGATGGAGGACACCCCGGACGGCGCCGTCAACGGCAACGAGACGACGATCGCGGAGCTGCCGGACGGTCGAATCTACGTCAACTCCCGGAATCAGAACGGGACTGCGCCGGGAAACCGCCTCGCCACCTACAGCAGCGATGGCGGCGCAGGCTTCGACGAGCCACTGCAGCCGGTGCCGGACCTCCTCACCCCGGTCGTGCAGGGCAGCGTCCTGCAGATCGAGGACGGTCCGCTGCTGTTGGCCGCCCCGAGCAATCCCGACCGACGCGAACGCCTCGCCGTGCGCTCCAGCCACGACGACGGGGCGAGCTGGTCGGACGGTGTCGTGTTGTCCGAGGCGCCTGCGGCCTACTCCGATCTGGTGCCGCTGCACCGGGGCGGCGTCGGCGTCTACTACGAGACCGGAGTCGACTCCTCCTACGAGACGATCTCCTTCCAACGGCTGTCCGCGCGCGATCTCCGATGA